From a region of the Drosophila virilis strain 15010-1051.87 chromosome 3, Dvir_AGI_RSII-ME, whole genome shotgun sequence genome:
- the TTLL1B gene encoding polyglutamylase complex subunit TTLL1, with amino-acid sequence MQGHVRIYSGGGGGDAALLYYGCAGPVGDWTQRIASLQPTIDQSVATMYGRLPGTGNGAVSGGVGAGALGDRVKIGFCTDLDKSVLVNNFEKRGWHQVNGDDDWHFYWAGVQTCRNIFSVDSGYRMHDTQMINHFPNHYELSRKDLLVKNIKRYRKDLERDGNPLAEKTESNNSSGTRYLYLDFVPTTFVLPADYNMFVEEYRKFPLSTWIMKPCGKSQGAGIFLINKLSKLKKWSREAKGPFHPQIAKESYVISRYIDNPLLIGGKKFDLRLYVLVTSFRPLKAYLFKQGFCRFCTVKYDTSVTELDNMYVHLTNVSVQKHGGEYNTLHGGKWSVQNLALYLEGTRGKEVTDRLFGAISWLIVHSLRAVAPVMASDRHCFECYGYDIIIDNALKPWLVEVNASPSLTSTTVNDRILKYKLIDNILSVVLPPDGIPDVRWCKIPSADALGNFELLIDEELAAHDEAQNSNNNNNNSSSHTKSSKLSSRWK; translated from the coding sequence ATGCAGGGCCATGTCAGGATTtacagcggcggcggcggcggagaTGCGGCACTTTTGTATTATGGCTGCGCCGGGCCCGTGGGCGACTGGACGCAGCGCATCGCCAGTTTGCAGCCGACAATCGACCAGAGCGTGGCCACCATGTACGGACGGCTGCCGGGCACAGGCAACGGTGCGGTCAGCGGCGGCGTTGGGGCGGGTGCTCTTGGTGACAGGGTGAAAATTGGCTTCTGCACGGATTTGGACAAATCGGTGCTGGTGAACAACTTTGAGAAACGCGGCTGGCATCAGGTGAATGGCGACGATGATTGGCATTTCTATTGGGCTGGGGTGCAGACGTGCCGCAACATTTTCAGCGTGGACAGCGGCTATCGGATGCACGACACCCAGATGATCAATCACTTTCCCAATCACTATGAGCTCTCGCGCAAGGACCTGCTGGTGAAGAACATCAAGCGTTATCGCAAGGATCTCGAGCGTGACGGCAATCCGCTTGCGGAGAAAACTGAATCGAATAACTCGAGCGGCACACGTTATCTCTATCTGGACTTTGTGCCAACTACCTTTGTGCTGCCCGCCGACTATAATATGTTTGTGGAGGAATATCGCAAATTTCCGCTAAGCACTTGGATCATGAAGCCGTGCGGTAAGTCTCAGGGCGCTGGCATTTTCCTGATCAATAAGCTGAGCAAGCTGAAGAAGTGGTCACGCGAGGCGAAGGGTCCCTTTCATCCGCAGATAGCCAAGGAATCGTATGTTATCTCGCGATATATTGATAATCCGCTTTTAATTGGCGGCAAAAAGTTCGATTTGCGTCTTTACGTGCTCGTCACCTCGTTCCGGCCGCTCAAGGCGTATCTGTTCAAGCAGGGCTTTTGTCGCTTCTGCACCGTCAAGTATGACACAAGCGTCACGGAGCTGGACAACATGTACGTCCATCTAACCAATGTCAGTGTGCAGAAACATGGCGGCGAATATAATACCCTGCATGGCGGCAAATGGTCCGTACAGAATCTGGCGCTCTACTTGGAGGGCACGCGTGGCAAGGAGGTTACCGATCGCCTGTTTGGCGCCATCTCCTGGCTAATTGTCCACTCGCTGCGCGCCGTGGCGCCCGTCATGGCCAGTGATAGGCATTGCTTCGAGTGCTATGGCTACGATATTATCATTGACAATGCTCTGAAACCCTGGCTGGTGGAGGTGAATGCCTCGCCCTCGCTAACCTCGACCACGGTCAACGATCGCATACTCAAGTACAAGCTGATCGATAATATACTCTCGGTGGTACTGCCACCGGATGGTATACCGGATGTGCGCTGGTGCAAGATACCCAGCGCGGATGCTTTGGGAAATTTCGAGCTGCTCATCGACGAGGAGCTGGCTGCACACGATGAGGcgcaaaacagcaacaacaacaacaacaacagctcctCGCATACCAAATCCTCGAAGCTCAGCAGCCGCTGGAAGTGA
- the LOC6636602 gene encoding uncharacterized protein → MAARRSKTSQFVGHKSEPSPCRREQTQLSIPAAKMCNPQQLEQQQQQQNVAATSSTTPTAAYALYLHREELRRRKAHSARASATKIQLTSELIARTKQNIRVCSFEDLEILARETIFKKSLQRHLHYRRMQLQAWLLARKQGKILKQESKRSN, encoded by the coding sequence ATGGCCGCGCGCAGGTCAAAAACTTCGCAATTTGTCGGGCATAAAAGCGAGCCGTCGCCGTGCAGACGAGAGCAAACGCAACTGAGCATTCCGGCAGCCAAGATGTGCAATCCACAGCAACtagaacaacagcagcagcagcaaaatgtgGCTGCAACCAGCTCGACCACGCCCACAGCCGCATATGCGCTATACTTGCACCGCGAGGAGCTGCGGCGCCGCAAGGCGCACTCGGCCCGCGCCTCCGCCACAAAGATACAGCTGACCAGCGAGCTGATCGCGCGGACGAAGCAGAACATACGAGTCTGTAGCTTTGAAGATCTAGAGATACTCGCCAGGGAGACAATCTTCAAGAAGAGCCTGCAACGGCATCTGCACTATCGACGCATGCAACTACAGGCCTGGCTGCTGGCCAGGAAGCAGGGCAAGATCCTCAAACAGGAATCGAAGAGAAGCAACTGA